One window of the Shewanella maritima genome contains the following:
- the nosD gene encoding nitrous oxide reductase family maturation protein NosD → MLARVKPCLHERSNIKLQAVLCIAMLVCGCLLFTSKLHASDFSTTASISHNKANISDYEHQPHQLQDDTTKPSEPSLNPSWQVWVSTTAQFIDALASAPDYSEIHLNKGLYLGQFTISRPLTLIGHLAEVDAQGSGSAITVAASKVSISGLSIRNWGNDLYTKNAGILVREGSDNLKVFDNQLSGPGFGVYAEKVAKIRVCHNRIEGDDSAFMLDRGDGVHLLRATDPKVQHNHITHVRDGVYLESGTGSLVNHNYFAALQYGVHYMYTQDDVGRDNTAKDVVGGYALMSSKQIKLHHNKVSRASEFGVLLNMTNDAYIEYNSIAQIMPKDPSDDDLFSQGKGMFIYASQNNHIKANKIADSQVGIALALGGESNKVYLNQFLHNQTQVRYIGESRVEWSEDHQGNYWSDYRGLDLNGDGIGDTAHVPNDKLDRLFWLYPEAQFLMGSPVVQVLKWLDSQFQNLDNNGVVDRYPLLNAGLQ, encoded by the coding sequence ATGCTTGCAAGAGTAAAACCGTGCCTGCATGAGAGGTCAAATATTAAACTGCAAGCCGTGCTGTGCATTGCCATGCTGGTTTGTGGCTGCCTGCTGTTCACCAGTAAGCTGCATGCTAGCGATTTTTCAACTACAGCAAGCATAAGTCATAACAAAGCTAACATTAGTGACTATGAACACCAGCCACATCAGCTGCAAGACGATACAACTAAACCATCTGAGCCTAGCTTGAATCCGAGTTGGCAGGTTTGGGTTTCAACTACCGCGCAATTTATCGATGCCCTTGCTAGTGCACCTGATTATAGTGAAATTCACCTCAACAAGGGGTTGTATCTTGGGCAATTTACTATCTCCAGGCCGCTAACCCTGATTGGTCATTTAGCTGAAGTCGATGCCCAGGGCAGCGGCAGCGCCATTACCGTTGCAGCGAGTAAGGTGTCGATTTCTGGTTTAAGCATTCGCAATTGGGGCAATGATTTATATACCAAGAATGCAGGTATTTTAGTACGTGAGGGGAGCGATAACCTTAAGGTTTTTGACAACCAACTCAGTGGTCCAGGCTTTGGGGTATATGCCGAAAAGGTCGCCAAAATTCGTGTGTGTCATAACCGAATTGAGGGCGATGATAGTGCATTTATGCTCGATAGAGGCGATGGCGTACACCTACTTAGGGCAACAGATCCTAAAGTGCAGCACAATCATATTACCCATGTGCGCGATGGTGTGTATCTGGAGTCGGGAACAGGCAGCCTGGTTAATCACAACTATTTCGCGGCGCTGCAATATGGCGTGCATTACATGTATACCCAGGATGATGTCGGCCGTGATAACACCGCAAAAGATGTGGTGGGCGGTTATGCATTAATGAGTTCAAAGCAAATCAAACTGCACCACAACAAAGTCAGCCGAGCCAGTGAGTTTGGGGTGCTACTGAATATGACTAACGACGCCTATATTGAATACAACTCGATAGCGCAAATTATGCCTAAAGACCCTAGTGACGATGACTTATTCTCTCAGGGCAAGGGCATGTTTATTTATGCCAGTCAGAATAATCACATTAAAGCCAACAAGATAGCCGATAGCCAGGTGGGTATTGCGCTTGCACTTGGTGGCGAGAGCAACAAGGTTTATCTGAACCAGTTTTTACATAATCAAACTCAGGTACGTTACATCGGCGAAAGCCGCGTTGAGTGGAGCGAGGACCACCAAGGTAATTATTGGAGTGATTACAGAGGGCTCGATCTTAATGGCGATGGTATTGGCGATACAGCTCATGTACCAAACGACAAACTTGATCGCCTATTTTGGCTTTATCCAGAGGCCCAGTTTTTGATGGGCAGCCCAGTGGTGCAGGTATTGAAGTGGTTAGATAGCCAATTTCAAAACCTGGATAACAACGGCGTAGTAGACAGATACCCGCTGCTAAATGCTGGTCTGCAATAG
- a CDS encoding tetratricopeptide repeat protein, protein MSLLAIAMAITLLCFIAPLWAHRFSVVEQQDNEGQSIPILPSLSWLELPSMLTLVLLLVPLFIYGQLGRFSEWDQGFVDENIDYLIAADINKNAREVSEQPLNKVALLNLAHAYAEGGKYAESVDTLNKLLAIEQDAEVLGMKANALYYRDGRDMSIEVKLVLAQALALDPNEVQSLLLIATDAFLNKDFHRAISHWQQLLDSNNLSINRASIENAILKAEQNIANQTVTASE, encoded by the coding sequence ATGAGTTTACTGGCTATTGCGATGGCAATCACCCTGCTTTGCTTTATTGCTCCGCTTTGGGCACACCGTTTCTCCGTGGTGGAACAACAAGATAATGAAGGCCAATCTATCCCTATCCTCCCTTCGCTATCTTGGTTAGAACTGCCGAGTATGCTCACCTTAGTGCTGCTGCTTGTTCCTCTTTTTATTTATGGGCAATTAGGGCGTTTTAGCGAATGGGATCAAGGGTTTGTAGATGAAAACATTGATTACCTTATCGCTGCCGACATTAACAAGAACGCCCGCGAAGTCAGCGAGCAGCCACTAAACAAAGTGGCGCTGCTGAATCTTGCCCACGCCTATGCCGAAGGCGGTAAATATGCCGAATCGGTCGACACCTTAAACAAATTACTGGCAATAGAGCAGGACGCAGAAGTATTAGGTATGAAAGCCAATGCACTCTATTACCGTGATGGTCGAGATATGAGTATTGAGGTCAAGCTGGTCTTGGCGCAAGCACTCGCACTCGATCCAAATGAAGTTCAATCTTTGCTGCTAATCGCTACTGATGCCTTTTTGAATAAGGATTTTCACAGAGCCATTAGCCATTGGCAGCAATTATTGGACAGCAACAACCTAAGCATTAACCGCGCATCAATTGAAAATGCAATCTTGAAAGCTGAGCAAAATATAGCTAACCAAACCGTGACTGCATCTGAGTAG
- a CDS encoding FKBP-type peptidyl-prolyl cis-trans isomerase, translating to MKTLIKNTFKLTCVAALCGSSLFVQANEVDDASYALGASVGKYISSRIYSQVDLGAEVKVDTVIAGVVDALKNETKMTDEEILTHLNARAEVLNAAKEARTAKIAADNLEQGKAFLADNKSKDGVNETATGLQYEVITKGEGKTPLESDIVTVHYKGQLIDGTVFDDSFERDEPNRFPLMTVIEGWKEGLGLMPEGSKYRLTIPAELAYGEKEVGIIPPNSTLIFEVELVKVEEPGSTHHSMGGMGMGGMGSFHK from the coding sequence ATGAAAACCTTAATCAAAAACACCTTTAAGTTAACTTGTGTCGCTGCGTTATGTGGCAGCAGCCTATTTGTTCAAGCTAACGAAGTGGATGATGCCTCATACGCTTTGGGCGCATCAGTAGGTAAATACATCTCTAGCCGTATCTATAGTCAGGTTGATCTAGGCGCAGAAGTGAAAGTCGACACTGTGATTGCTGGTGTAGTCGATGCACTTAAAAACGAAACCAAGATGACCGACGAAGAAATTCTGACCCACCTTAATGCTCGCGCCGAAGTGTTAAACGCCGCGAAAGAAGCGCGCACAGCTAAAATCGCCGCAGATAATCTAGAGCAAGGTAAGGCGTTCCTAGCTGACAACAAGTCAAAAGATGGCGTCAACGAAACCGCTACTGGCTTGCAATATGAAGTGATCACCAAAGGCGAGGGTAAAACCCCGCTAGAGTCAGACATTGTCACTGTGCACTACAAAGGCCAGCTAATTGACGGCACTGTGTTTGATGATTCTTTTGAACGTGACGAGCCAAACCGCTTCCCACTAATGACGGTAATTGAAGGTTGGAAAGAAGGTTTAGGTTTAATGCCTGAAGGCTCTAAATACCGTTTAACCATTCCTGCAGAGCTAGCGTATGGCGAAAAAGAGGTCGGTATTATTCCACCTAACTCAACGCTGATTTTTGAAGTAGAGCTAGTAAAGGTTGAAGAGCCTGGCAGCACTCACCACAGCATGGGTGGAATGGGCATGGGCGGTATGGGTTCATTCCACAAGTAA
- a CDS encoding heme lyase CcmF/NrfE family subunit, translating to MIAEIGLLLLIIALVISASLSLLPLFSHFAAKRRAPNKAILGQCEPKLNPYIALLTHLNTLALCGAFAILVYVLVVSDFSVAYVANHSNTQLPMIFKVAAAWGGHEGSMLLWIVATAVLASIFVVKNRNKPQFCSHFSAAIALILLGFLAFLLFTSNPFERLLPNIPVEGRDLNPILQDIGLVFHPPLLFMGYVGLTICFAATIACLLDTGKQLHNNMLSLRPWALFAWITLTGGNAFGSWWAYNELGWGGWWFWDPVENASFIPWLVATAYVHSLWLTQTQRRFYASTAFIGLLGFSLCLLGTFLVRSGVVQSVHAFASDPSRGISILTLLFVSCCGGYTLFVAKYSMLANQGVNNRNAQTNTAAMSVFLGILLLVIAALSVLLGTCYPLIFDVLFGRTISVGAPYFNSLFIPMVALISIVMGLAPCLRFKQQASFKPIMLAAAAISFGASLAVTLPLALGFQAALGVFAACFLAITLGYCAYQAIKTSQINSRFIGMFIAHLGLVVSIIGATVVSNFEQEELLRMGPGQGKELAGYTFIYRSTEQVSHPSYEAIQANIEVQDSLENTISFITPQRRTFNTNAMQLSAAGVYRQWYGDLYVSMGQALSDSEYLIRINYKPLVSWIWLGAILMMFGGVVSMLNKALVTRRQYSVTKTSKTVKQEATHAM from the coding sequence ATGATTGCTGAAATAGGTCTATTGCTACTGATCATTGCCCTGGTGATTTCAGCATCACTGAGTTTATTACCGCTATTTAGCCATTTCGCAGCAAAAAGGCGAGCACCTAACAAGGCAATACTTGGTCAATGTGAGCCAAAGCTAAATCCGTACATTGCACTGCTTACTCATTTAAATACACTGGCGCTATGCGGCGCATTTGCCATTTTGGTGTATGTATTAGTCGTGAGTGACTTCTCGGTTGCCTACGTGGCCAACCACTCAAACACCCAACTGCCAATGATCTTCAAAGTCGCTGCAGCCTGGGGCGGGCATGAAGGGTCAATGCTACTGTGGATTGTTGCCACTGCTGTATTGGCGAGCATTTTTGTGGTGAAAAACCGCAATAAGCCTCAATTTTGCAGCCACTTTAGCGCTGCGATAGCACTTATCTTATTGGGCTTTTTAGCCTTCTTACTGTTTACCTCAAATCCATTTGAGCGCCTGCTGCCCAATATTCCAGTTGAAGGACGCGACCTAAACCCAATATTGCAAGACATCGGCCTAGTATTTCACCCACCACTGCTGTTCATGGGCTATGTGGGATTAACCATTTGTTTTGCCGCTACCATTGCCTGCTTACTCGATACAGGTAAGCAGTTACACAACAACATGTTGTCGCTACGCCCATGGGCGCTGTTTGCCTGGATTACACTAACCGGCGGCAACGCCTTTGGCTCATGGTGGGCTTATAACGAGCTAGGCTGGGGCGGCTGGTGGTTCTGGGATCCGGTTGAGAATGCTTCATTCATTCCCTGGTTAGTTGCTACCGCTTACGTGCACAGCTTATGGTTAACGCAAACCCAGCGCCGCTTTTACGCCAGCACCGCCTTTATTGGCTTGCTTGGTTTTAGCCTATGTTTGCTCGGCACCTTTTTGGTTCGCTCAGGCGTGGTGCAATCGGTACATGCCTTTGCGTCAGACCCAAGCCGCGGCATCTCTATTCTTACCCTGCTATTTGTAAGTTGTTGTGGTGGCTATACCCTATTTGTCGCTAAATACTCTATGCTCGCAAATCAAGGAGTTAATAACCGCAACGCTCAAACCAACACCGCGGCAATGAGTGTTTTTCTTGGCATTTTGTTATTGGTGATTGCAGCGCTGTCGGTGCTGCTCGGTACCTGCTATCCACTCATCTTTGATGTGCTTTTTGGACGTACTATTTCTGTGGGTGCGCCTTACTTTAATAGCTTATTCATCCCTATGGTGGCGCTAATTAGTATCGTAATGGGGCTTGCTCCTTGCCTGCGCTTTAAACAACAAGCGAGTTTTAAACCTATCATGCTTGCAGCTGCAGCGATAAGTTTTGGTGCCAGCCTAGCTGTGACTCTTCCCTTAGCATTAGGTTTTCAGGCTGCGCTGGGTGTGTTTGCAGCTTGCTTCCTTGCTATAACCCTTGGCTATTGTGCCTATCAGGCGATTAAAACCTCACAAATCAATTCACGCTTTATTGGTATGTTTATCGCCCACCTTGGTTTAGTGGTATCTATTATTGGTGCAACGGTCGTTAGCAACTTTGAGCAAGAAGAACTGCTGCGAATGGGCCCTGGGCAAGGCAAAGAGCTGGCCGGTTACACCTTTATTTACCGCTCAACAGAGCAAGTGTCGCACCCTAGCTATGAGGCAATTCAAGCCAACATTGAAGTACAAGACAGCCTGGAAAACACGATTAGCTTTATCACACCACAAAGGCGCACCTTTAACACCAATGCCATGCAGCTATCGGCGGCGGGTGTTTACCGCCAATGGTATGGCGACTTATACGTGTCTATGGGACAAGCACTTAGCGATAGCGAATACCTTATCCGCATCAACTATAAACCGTTAGTCAGCTGGATTTGGTTAGGCGCAATATTAATGATGTTTGGCGGCGTGGTGAGCATGCTAAACAAGGCCTTAGTCACTCGTCGCCAATACTCAGTAACAAAGACAAGTAAAACGGTTAAGCAGGAGGCAACTCATGCTATGTAG
- the nrfD gene encoding NrfD/PsrC family molybdoenzyme membrane anchor subunit, with amino-acid sequence MDGTIEFTMGLSDGIAWPWPIAVYLFFAGISGGALAVALFIRFYKQQTTNTPFLKAASLVSFATIALGMLCLVLDLTNPLFFWRILVYYNLNSVMSVGVIALTAYIPLTALMALFALEEEIKQIPLLRPLVPVIDKLKGIRRPCEYAVLALALAVCAYTGFLISALVRFPIINTSVLPALFVASGLSAGAAAAKMLAVGIFKEDLHSQDMKILHGAEWPIMFAEALFLFMIIMSLATGNAGAQSAFEAFHTGTWSMVFWLGVVGLGFGGPLLLNFATGKQFSHSSQAFYLSGLCAVGGMMCLRMFILYAGQNFAI; translated from the coding sequence ATGGACGGAACTATTGAATTCACTATGGGGTTATCTGATGGCATCGCTTGGCCTTGGCCAATTGCTGTGTACCTGTTCTTTGCAGGTATTTCAGGTGGTGCATTAGCAGTTGCATTATTTATCCGCTTTTATAAGCAGCAAACCACTAACACGCCATTTTTAAAAGCGGCGTCGTTAGTGTCATTTGCCACGATTGCTTTGGGTATGCTTTGTCTGGTTTTAGACTTAACTAACCCACTGTTCTTCTGGCGTATTTTGGTTTACTACAACCTAAATTCGGTGATGTCTGTCGGTGTAATCGCGCTAACTGCGTATATTCCGCTTACAGCATTAATGGCGCTGTTTGCGCTGGAAGAAGAAATTAAGCAAATACCTTTGCTGCGCCCGTTGGTGCCAGTGATTGACAAGCTTAAAGGCATTCGTCGCCCATGTGAGTATGCGGTATTAGCACTTGCATTAGCGGTTTGTGCATACACCGGCTTCTTAATCTCGGCGCTAGTTCGCTTCCCGATCATCAATACTTCGGTATTGCCTGCACTGTTTGTGGCCTCTGGTTTATCAGCGGGTGCAGCGGCAGCGAAAATGCTAGCGGTAGGTATCTTCAAAGAAGACTTACACAGTCAAGATATGAAGATCTTACATGGCGCTGAATGGCCAATCATGTTTGCCGAAGCACTGTTCCTATTCATGATCATCATGTCGTTAGCGACTGGTAATGCGGGTGCACAAAGTGCATTTGAAGCATTCCATACTGGTACCTGGTCTATGGTGTTCTGGTTAGGCGTGGTGGGCTTAGGTTTTGGTGGTCCTTTGCTACTGAACTTTGCAACGGGTAAGCAATTTAGTCACTCGTCGCAAGCCTTTTACCTATCTGGCCTATGTGCTGTAGGTGGCATGATGTGCCTGCGTATGTTCATTCTTTACGCAGGGCAAAACTTCGCTATCTAG
- a CDS encoding rhodanese-like domain-containing protein: protein MKNTISILLASLLSVCGFSVSAGGGGDMQPVHQYEHELQHIGLRHAELLLEDPNVMFFDVNTLELWGEGYIPGAIFFNVSDWKALLPEKKDTPMVFYCANRLCNASEIAAHEALKLGYTQVMRMHEGIYGWRLSGRPIEKP from the coding sequence ATGAAAAACACTATCAGCATATTACTCGCAAGTTTACTGAGTGTTTGTGGTTTTAGTGTTAGCGCTGGTGGCGGCGGAGATATGCAGCCAGTTCATCAATATGAACACGAATTACAGCACATAGGTCTGCGCCATGCAGAGCTGTTACTAGAAGACCCAAATGTGATGTTTTTTGATGTAAATACCCTAGAACTTTGGGGAGAAGGATATATCCCTGGCGCGATTTTTTTCAATGTATCCGACTGGAAAGCACTACTGCCAGAAAAGAAAGACACACCTATGGTGTTCTACTGCGCAAACCGCTTATGTAATGCCAGTGAAATTGCCGCACATGAAGCGCTGAAACTCGGCTACACCCAGGTAATGCGGATGCACGAAGGTATTTATGGTTGGCGTTTATCAGGCAGGCCTATTGAGAAGCCTTAA
- a CDS encoding ABC transporter ATP-binding protein, which produces MKQSSHVSLNQVSHHYGERAVLSDIDLTLEAGNTLALLGHNGAGKSTLIKIILGLVSPVAGMVNVLGCELNQKPSAAALQAYRAQIGYLPENISFYDKMTGREVLEYFAALKGVSASKVAHIIDEFGLGYAKDQPIKTYSKGMKQRLGFAQAIVAEPKLLLLDEPTVGLDPQASQFLYSKVAELSKAGCSIIVCTHELNLIEPHLDVAMLMGRGRCLAVGDLPSLMATEQLPVIIRVPGIGHWINAHPQLQPFYYQGELRCQLEQKTELVAYLASINQFEFTVKQPSLTDLYHNKVSQLQQCNDAGISFIESDSNALVDRSNASYGHTKANSSLTLGGAV; this is translated from the coding sequence ATGAAGCAATCATCCCACGTCAGTCTTAATCAGGTGAGTCATCACTATGGCGAGCGCGCAGTGCTTAGCGATATTGATCTAACCCTAGAAGCGGGTAATACCCTAGCACTGCTTGGCCACAATGGCGCCGGCAAATCGACGCTAATTAAAATCATTTTAGGGTTAGTTAGCCCTGTTGCTGGTATGGTTAATGTACTTGGCTGCGAGTTAAACCAAAAGCCATCGGCCGCAGCGCTACAGGCATATCGTGCGCAAATTGGTTACCTGCCAGAAAACATCAGCTTTTATGACAAAATGACAGGTCGTGAGGTGCTGGAATACTTTGCTGCACTTAAAGGTGTGAGTGCCAGTAAAGTCGCGCACATTATTGACGAGTTTGGTCTTGGCTACGCCAAAGATCAGCCAATTAAAACCTATTCTAAAGGCATGAAACAGCGTCTAGGTTTTGCTCAGGCGATTGTCGCCGAGCCTAAATTGTTGCTGTTAGATGAGCCAACAGTTGGGTTAGATCCGCAGGCATCGCAGTTTTTGTATAGCAAGGTGGCAGAGCTGTCTAAAGCGGGCTGCAGTATTATTGTGTGTACCCATGAGCTAAACCTGATCGAGCCACACCTGGATGTCGCCATGTTAATGGGGCGAGGGCGCTGTCTAGCTGTGGGCGACTTACCTAGCTTGATGGCAACCGAGCAACTGCCAGTAATTATTCGCGTGCCAGGTATCGGGCACTGGATTAACGCCCATCCGCAATTGCAGCCGTTTTATTATCAAGGTGAGCTGCGTTGTCAGCTTGAGCAAAAAACCGAGCTGGTGGCCTATTTAGCTAGCATCAATCAGTTTGAATTTACCGTGAAGCAGCCTAGTTTAACTGATCTTTACCACAACAAGGTGTCACAACTGCAGCAGTGTAATGATGCTGGTATCAGCTTTATTGAAAGTGACAGCAATGCTTTAGTCGATCGGTCTAATGCGAGTTATGGGCATACAAAAGCGAATAGTTCGTTGACTCTAGGAGGCGCAGTATGA
- a CDS encoding 4Fe-4S dicluster domain-containing protein, whose translation MSENLERRRFLKFLGAGSLIVAPLGCSSVDEDKNSNQPHYIMVFDQNKCVGCGDCKVACNQANNLPEGKSRVMMEQQSGGVEGQVCPQCGKTSCECERKYVRVSCQQCQNAPCVTVCPTGAAHRDAKTGIVTMDKAKCAGCKYCIAACPYDARYINKETDVADNCDFCLESKLAKGELPACVQSCRYDALIFGDANDPTSYVNKLLAVKDSVRIKSHFGTQPSLRYIPIVKQGV comes from the coding sequence GTGAGTGAAAATTTAGAGAGACGACGGTTCCTAAAATTTTTAGGTGCTGGCTCGTTGATCGTTGCACCCCTAGGGTGTAGCTCTGTCGACGAGGACAAAAACAGCAACCAACCACATTACATAATGGTGTTTGACCAAAATAAATGTGTTGGTTGTGGCGACTGTAAAGTTGCCTGTAATCAAGCAAACAATCTACCCGAAGGTAAATCTCGGGTAATGATGGAGCAGCAAAGTGGCGGCGTTGAAGGGCAGGTTTGTCCACAATGTGGCAAAACTAGCTGCGAGTGTGAACGCAAATATGTTCGTGTGTCATGTCAGCAATGTCAAAACGCACCATGTGTGACAGTCTGCCCAACAGGCGCGGCGCACCGTGATGCTAAGACCGGCATTGTGACTATGGACAAAGCTAAATGTGCGGGTTGTAAGTACTGTATTGCTGCTTGCCCATACGATGCGCGTTACATCAACAAAGAAACTGATGTAGCTGATAACTGTGACTTCTGCCTTGAAAGCAAACTGGCAAAAGGCGAGTTACCAGCCTGTGTGCAGAGCTGTCGTTACGATGCCCTTATCTTTGGTGACGCTAACGATCCAACTTCTTATGTAAACAAGCTTCTTGCTGTAAAAGACTCGGTGCGGATTAAGTCGCACTTTGGTACTCAGCCTAGCCTGCGTTACATCCCAATTGTTAAACAGGGAGTATAA
- a CDS encoding cytochrome c3 family protein, whose protein sequence is MKQWKHKVALSALFCFGAIANVNAAGGKYNSIPEMGESAKKAIAEYNGTERINGVKTLQDYIVQEEELFDFLFENHPMFKYQQSGNLVGDYHISDRGEEYLDTGKSPAYSKLDGKPRSVQYRLGAKSILDYPNNFVGPEKCAECHATQYEKWKRSRHAKTIRFPGEHPEVDNDIERTMYDTKDTSILPDGITPDAIYATVGTPRTKYGFIDAYLVRGTYHIEGGLLRDGTGKMVAGANQFSRGWAEWLTPEMSKKINDAIPEFPLTIEDFGYSGSHQQGMSSYGAKYRKEMLFQPASSYCEICHTFKFDFQSKQEFFDALGDPKKLQEHTISKGIACEECHGAGGHLDGGTGGIQSNCERCHQRFQYDPTKTEYAAEKGKPELAFGVKMKSLCPSCGTEGSQMYGSAHYEKGMRCTTCHDPHEVTDGSWMSGITKPKLKKQCTDCHEAQTLIASNTDTHSEQTCQSCHMPNMGSCENFKAMQFPDHAGFDAVRKSHMWKIDVDPERKTLNPPEGEPRTQGPDAGKGWTVAKDEDGRPYLDLMWSCARTAISDHDVVENKGCHSQFQSELETGLHYKDQVQIYGEVMKWQKPIKEVYEEVSQSIVRIEKLLEVTKLATEDKTQVLLLIEKAQDAVDLIKADGSWGVHGFRYSQKRLDAAQTYVTQAQNIIDQNGY, encoded by the coding sequence ATGAAACAATGGAAACACAAGGTAGCTTTAAGCGCGCTATTTTGTTTCGGTGCCATTGCTAACGTAAACGCTGCTGGTGGTAAATATAACAGTATCCCTGAGATGGGTGAGTCAGCCAAAAAAGCGATTGCGGAATATAACGGGACTGAACGCATTAACGGCGTTAAAACCTTACAAGATTATATCGTTCAAGAAGAAGAGCTATTTGACTTCTTATTCGAAAATCACCCGATGTTTAAATACCAACAGTCAGGCAACTTAGTGGGTGATTACCACATCAGTGACCGTGGTGAAGAGTATTTAGATACAGGTAAAAGCCCTGCATATAGTAAGTTAGACGGTAAACCTCGTTCGGTTCAGTACCGTTTAGGTGCTAAGTCTATTCTTGATTACCCAAACAACTTCGTAGGCCCAGAAAAATGTGCCGAGTGTCACGCGACTCAGTATGAGAAGTGGAAACGCTCACGTCACGCTAAAACGATTCGTTTCCCTGGTGAACACCCAGAGGTTGATAACGATATCGAACGTACTATGTACGACACCAAAGATACCTCTATCTTACCTGACGGTATCACTCCAGATGCAATTTACGCGACTGTAGGTACACCTCGTACTAAGTATGGTTTCATTGATGCGTATCTAGTACGTGGTACATACCACATTGAAGGCGGTTTGCTACGTGACGGCACGGGTAAAATGGTTGCCGGCGCTAACCAGTTCTCTCGCGGCTGGGCTGAGTGGTTAACCCCTGAAATGTCGAAAAAAATTAACGATGCTATTCCTGAATTCCCTCTAACCATTGAAGACTTCGGTTACTCAGGTTCGCATCAACAAGGTATGAGCTCATACGGTGCTAAATACCGCAAAGAAATGCTGTTCCAACCTGCATCTTCTTACTGTGAAATCTGTCATACCTTTAAGTTTGATTTCCAATCTAAGCAAGAGTTCTTTGACGCACTTGGCGATCCTAAGAAGCTTCAAGAGCACACTATTTCTAAAGGTATTGCTTGTGAAGAATGTCACGGCGCTGGTGGTCACTTAGATGGTGGTACCGGTGGTATTCAATCTAACTGTGAACGTTGTCACCAACGTTTCCAATACGACCCAACCAAGACTGAATACGCAGCTGAAAAAGGCAAGCCTGAGCTAGCATTCGGCGTGAAGATGAAGTCGCTATGTCCTTCTTGTGGTACTGAAGGTTCGCAAATGTATGGTTCTGCTCACTACGAGAAAGGCATGCGTTGTACGACTTGTCACGATCCGCACGAAGTAACAGACGGTTCTTGGATGTCTGGCATTACTAAGCCTAAGTTGAAGAAGCAATGTACTGATTGTCACGAAGCGCAAACCCTAATTGCTAGCAATACCGACACTCACTCAGAGCAAACTTGTCAAAGCTGTCACATGCCTAACATGGGTAGCTGTGAGAACTTCAAAGCAATGCAGTTCCCAGACCATGCTGGTTTCGACGCTGTACGTAAGTCTCACATGTGGAAGATTGACGTAGACCCAGAGCGCAAGACGCTTAACCCACCAGAAGGTGAGCCTCGTACTCAAGGCCCTGACGCCGGTAAAGGTTGGACTGTTGCCAAAGACGAAGATGGTCGCCCATACCTTGACTTAATGTGGTCTTGTGCACGTACCGCGATTTCTGACCACGACGTGGTAGAGAACAAAGGTTGTCACAGCCAATTCCAGTCAGAGCTTGAAACTGGTCTGCACTACAAAGACCAAGTTCAAATCTACGGCGAAGTCATGAAGTGGCAAAAACCAATCAAAGAAGTGTACGAAGAAGTTAGCCAATCAATTGTACGTATCGAGAAACTACTAGAAGTCACTAAGTTAGCGACTGAAGACAAGACTCAAGTACTACTACTGATTGAGAAAGCACAAGACGCAGTTGACCTAATCAAGGCTGACGGTTCTTGGGGTGTACACGGATTCCGCTACAGTCAAAAACGTCTTGATGCTGCGCAAACATACGTAACGCAAGCGCAAAACATCATTGACCAAAACGGCTACTAA
- a CDS encoding nitrous oxide reductase accessory protein NosL, which translates to MKHILLSLMLLFTISACSAEQPHEHDHHHVGAIGDHERCHMCGMMITKYPGPKGQIMFNDSAKNPKFCSTRDMFNFALQPENQRKIGHLYVHDMAKTSWEKPSDEHFIDAKTAWYVYGTSRKAVMGSAVATFSTEQAATEFAREFGGVVLRYDDISLELLAGN; encoded by the coding sequence ATGAAACACATATTGTTAAGTCTGATGCTGCTATTTACCATCAGCGCCTGCAGTGCAGAGCAGCCACATGAACATGACCATCACCATGTCGGTGCAATAGGTGATCATGAGCGTTGCCATATGTGTGGCATGATGATCACTAAGTATCCGGGCCCAAAAGGCCAAATCATGTTTAACGACTCTGCAAAAAATCCAAAATTCTGCTCAACTCGTGACATGTTCAACTTTGCGCTGCAGCCAGAAAACCAGCGCAAGATTGGTCATTTATATGTACATGATATGGCGAAAACCAGTTGGGAAAAGCCAAGCGATGAGCACTTTATTGATGCAAAAACTGCCTGGTATGTCTATGGCACTAGCCGTAAAGCGGTGATGGGTAGCGCTGTAGCAACTTTTTCTACTGAGCAAGCTGCTACCGAGTTTGCTAGAGAGTTTGGTGGTGTCGTGTTGCGTTATGACGACATTAGCCTAGAGCTATTGGCGGGCAACTAG